In the genome of Streptomyces racemochromogenes, one region contains:
- a CDS encoding helix-turn-helix transcriptional regulator, with amino-acid sequence MPPERSPEWVLARRRQVGNTIRRARQDADVTQEELALRAGIDRQTLNRIEQGHASPRLDSLILIADALGVPLARLMRD; translated from the coding sequence GTGCCGCCAGAACGATCCCCAGAGTGGGTGCTTGCCCGCCGGAGACAGGTCGGCAACACCATCCGCAGGGCGCGGCAAGATGCTGACGTCACCCAGGAAGAGCTCGCGCTGCGGGCGGGGATCGACAGGCAGACCCTCAACCGCATCGAGCAGGGGCACGCCTCGCCCCGACTGGATAGCTTGATCCTCATCGCGGACGCGCTCGGGGTTCCCCTCGCGCGGCTCATGCGCGACTAA
- a CDS encoding 3-hydroxyacyl-CoA dehydrogenase NAD-binding domain-containing protein, which translates to MSESTTIRWEQDETGVVTLVLDDPGQSANTMNQAFKDSIAAVADRAEAEKDSIRGIIYTSAKKTFFAGGDLKDMIRLRPEDARLAFDTGTEIKRSLRRIETLGKPVVAAINGAALGGGYEICLASHHRVALDAPGSKIGLPEVTLGLLPAGGGVTRTVRLMGIADALLKVLLQGTQYDPRRALANGLVHELAATPEEMLAKARAFIDANPESKQPWDVPGYKIPGGTPSSPRFAANLPAFPANLKKQLNGAPYPAPRNILACAVEGSQVDFETALTIEARYFTELVTGQTAKNMIQAFFFDLQAVNAGRSRPRGTEPRKVRKVAVLGAGMMGAGIAYSCARAGIEVVLKDVTAEAAAKGKAYSEKLLDKALAKGRTTEAKRTELLARITPTADAADLTGCDAVIEAVFEDTALKHKVFQEIQDVVAPDALLCSNTSTLPITGLAEGVSRPADFIGLHFFSPVDKMPLVEIIKGDRTGDEAVARAFDLVRQINKTPIVVNDSRGFFTSRVIGQFINEGVAMVGEGIEPASVEQAAAQAGYPAKVLSLMDELTLTLPRKIRNETRRAFEAEGREWTEHPADRVIDRMVDEFGRPGRSGGAGFYEYDENGKRSRIWPGLREHFAKPDAQIPFEDMKERMLFSEALDTVRCLDEGVLTSIADANIGSIMGIGFPAWTGGVIQYINGYEGGLPGFVARARELAATYGERFTPPASLVAKAERGETYAD; encoded by the coding sequence ATGAGCGAGTCCACCACGATCCGCTGGGAACAGGACGAGACCGGCGTCGTCACCCTGGTCCTCGACGACCCGGGCCAGTCCGCCAACACCATGAACCAGGCCTTCAAGGACTCCATCGCGGCCGTCGCCGACCGCGCCGAGGCCGAGAAGGACTCCATCCGCGGCATCATCTACACCTCCGCCAAGAAGACCTTCTTCGCCGGCGGCGACCTCAAGGACATGATCCGCCTCCGCCCCGAGGACGCACGGCTCGCCTTCGACACCGGCACCGAGATCAAGCGGTCCCTGCGCCGCATCGAGACCCTCGGCAAGCCCGTCGTCGCCGCCATCAACGGCGCCGCCCTCGGCGGCGGTTACGAGATCTGCCTCGCCTCCCACCACCGCGTCGCCCTCGACGCCCCCGGCTCCAAGATCGGCCTGCCCGAGGTCACCCTCGGCCTGCTCCCCGCGGGCGGCGGCGTCACCCGCACCGTCCGCCTCATGGGCATCGCCGACGCGCTGCTCAAGGTCCTGCTCCAGGGCACCCAGTACGACCCCCGGCGCGCCCTGGCCAACGGCCTGGTCCACGAACTCGCCGCCACCCCCGAGGAGATGCTGGCCAAGGCCCGCGCCTTCATCGACGCCAACCCCGAGTCGAAGCAGCCCTGGGACGTCCCCGGCTACAAGATCCCCGGCGGTACGCCCTCCAGCCCGCGCTTCGCCGCCAACCTGCCGGCCTTCCCCGCCAACCTCAAGAAGCAGCTGAACGGCGCCCCCTACCCGGCCCCGCGCAACATCCTGGCCTGCGCCGTCGAGGGCTCCCAGGTCGACTTCGAGACCGCCCTGACCATCGAGGCCCGTTACTTCACCGAGCTGGTCACCGGCCAGACCGCGAAGAACATGATCCAGGCGTTCTTCTTCGACCTCCAGGCCGTCAACGCCGGCCGCAGCCGCCCCCGGGGGACCGAGCCCCGCAAGGTCCGCAAGGTCGCCGTCCTCGGCGCCGGCATGATGGGCGCCGGCATCGCCTACTCCTGCGCCCGCGCGGGCATCGAGGTCGTCCTCAAGGACGTCACCGCCGAGGCCGCCGCCAAGGGCAAGGCGTACTCCGAGAAGCTGCTCGACAAGGCGCTCGCCAAGGGCCGCACCACCGAGGCCAAGCGCACCGAGCTGCTCGCCCGGATCACCCCGACCGCCGACGCCGCCGACCTGACCGGCTGCGACGCCGTCATCGAGGCCGTCTTCGAGGACACCGCCCTCAAGCACAAGGTGTTCCAGGAGATCCAGGACGTCGTCGCCCCCGACGCGCTGCTCTGCTCCAACACCTCCACCCTCCCCATCACCGGGCTCGCCGAAGGCGTCTCGCGCCCCGCCGACTTCATCGGCCTGCACTTCTTCTCGCCCGTCGACAAGATGCCGCTCGTGGAGATCATCAAGGGCGACCGCACCGGCGACGAGGCCGTCGCCCGCGCCTTCGACCTGGTCCGCCAGATCAACAAGACCCCGATCGTCGTCAACGACTCGCGCGGCTTCTTCACCTCGCGCGTCATCGGCCAGTTCATCAACGAGGGCGTGGCCATGGTCGGCGAGGGCATCGAGCCCGCCTCCGTCGAGCAGGCCGCCGCCCAGGCCGGCTACCCCGCCAAGGTGCTCTCGCTGATGGACGAGCTGACCCTCACCCTCCCGCGCAAGATCCGCAACGAGACCCGCAGGGCCTTCGAGGCCGAGGGCCGCGAGTGGACCGAACACCCGGCCGACCGGGTCATCGACCGGATGGTCGACGAGTTCGGCCGCCCCGGCCGCAGCGGGGGCGCAGGCTTCTACGAGTACGACGAGAACGGCAAGCGCAGCCGCATCTGGCCCGGCCTGCGCGAACACTTCGCCAAGCCGGACGCGCAGATCCCGTTCGAGGACATGAAGGAGCGGATGCTCTTCTCCGAGGCCCTGGACACCGTCCGCTGCCTCGACGAGGGCGTCCTCACCTCCATCGCCGACGCCAACATCGGCTCCATCATGGGCATCGGCTTCCCCGCCTGGACCGGCGGCGTGATCCAGTACATCAACGGCTACGAGGGCGGCCTGCCCGGCTTCGTCGCCCGCGCCCGCGAGCTGGCCGCCACCTACGGCGAACGCTTCACCCCGCCGGCCTCGCTGGTGGCGAAGGCCGAGCGCGGCGAGACGTACGCCGACTAG
- a CDS encoding saccharopine dehydrogenase family protein gives MTEQVHNEPVRGGRPGRELDLVLYGATGFVGALTAEYLAGHAPVGTRWALAGRDLGKLERLRERLAALNPDCARLPLLRADAGDRRALRELAARTRVVATTVGPYVHHGAELVAACAAEGTDYADLTGEPEFVDRMYVEHDARARETGARLVHACGFDSIPADLGAYFTVGLLPSGVPLRVDGFLRAGALASGGTVASALTALGRGPQTLAAARARRLHEPRLPGRRVRGPVGVPRFSRETGTWALPLPVLDPRIVTRSAAVLERYGPDFRYRHYASVRHLPVAVGLTAAVGATAALVQVPPARRWLMGLWEPGNGPDAERRARSWFTVRFVGEGGGQRVFTEVSGGDPGYGETAKMLAESALCLAHDALPDRSGQLTTAVAMGDALSARLQKAGIRFRVAAQR, from the coding sequence ATGACCGAGCAGGTCCACAATGAGCCCGTCCGCGGCGGCCGTCCGGGGCGGGAGCTCGACCTCGTGCTCTACGGCGCCACCGGCTTCGTCGGGGCACTCACCGCCGAGTACCTCGCCGGGCACGCCCCCGTCGGCACCCGGTGGGCGCTGGCCGGGCGCGACCTCGGCAAGCTGGAGCGGCTGCGCGAGCGGCTGGCCGCCCTGAACCCGGACTGCGCGCGGCTGCCGCTGCTGCGGGCCGACGCGGGCGACCGGCGGGCGCTGCGCGAACTGGCCGCCCGTACCCGGGTGGTGGCCACCACGGTCGGGCCGTACGTCCATCACGGTGCGGAGCTGGTCGCGGCCTGCGCCGCGGAGGGCACCGACTACGCGGACCTCACCGGGGAGCCGGAGTTCGTGGACCGGATGTACGTCGAGCACGACGCGCGGGCCCGCGAGACGGGGGCGCGGCTCGTGCACGCGTGCGGGTTCGACTCGATCCCGGCCGACCTCGGGGCGTACTTCACGGTGGGCCTGCTGCCCTCGGGGGTGCCGCTGCGGGTGGACGGGTTCCTGCGGGCCGGGGCGCTCGCCTCCGGCGGTACCGTCGCCTCCGCCCTGACCGCGCTGGGCCGGGGGCCGCAGACCCTGGCGGCCGCGCGCGCCCGCCGGCTGCACGAGCCCCGGCTGCCGGGGCGCCGCGTACGCGGGCCCGTGGGCGTTCCGCGCTTCAGCCGGGAGACCGGGACCTGGGCGCTGCCGCTGCCCGTACTGGACCCGCGGATCGTGACCCGGTCGGCGGCCGTGCTGGAGCGGTACGGGCCGGACTTCCGCTACCGCCACTACGCCTCGGTGCGGCACCTGCCGGTCGCGGTGGGCCTGACGGCGGCGGTGGGCGCGACCGCGGCGCTGGTGCAGGTCCCGCCGGCCCGGCGGTGGCTGATGGGCCTGTGGGAGCCGGGCAACGGTCCGGACGCGGAGCGGCGCGCCCGCAGCTGGTTCACGGTCCGCTTCGTCGGCGAGGGCGGTGGCCAGCGCGTGTTCACCGAGGTGTCGGGCGGTGACCCGGGCTACGGGGAGACCGCGAAGATGCTGGCGGAGTCCGCGCTGTGCCTGGCCCACGACGCCCTCCCGGACCGCTCCGGGCAGCTGACGACGGCGGTGGCCATGGGTGACGCCCTGTCGGCCCGCCTCCAGAAGGCCGGCATCCGCTTCCGGGTGGCGGCGCAGCGGTAG
- a CDS encoding acyl-CoA dehydrogenase family protein — MRRRIYDADHEAFRETVRTFLNKEVLPHYEQWEKDGIVSRDAWRAAGRQGLLGLAVPEEYGGGGNPDFRYAAVLAEEFTRAGAPGLAIGLHNDIIGPYLTSLGTEEQKRRWLPGFCSGETITAIAMTEPGAGSDLQGIRTTAEDRGDHWLLNGSKTFISNGILADLVIVVAKTTPEGGAHGLSLLVVERGAEGFERGRNLDKIGQKSQDTAELFFNDVRVPKENLLGELNGAFVHLMTNLAQERMGIAMAAITAAEHLLEITTTYVKEREAFGRPLSKLQHIRFEIAEMATECAVTRTFLDRCITDHANGELDHVHASMAKWWATELQKRVADRCLQLHGGYGYMTEYRVARAFTDGRIQTIYGGTTEIMKEIIGRSLLG, encoded by the coding sequence ATGCGACGCCGCATCTACGACGCCGACCACGAGGCGTTCCGCGAGACCGTACGCACCTTCCTGAACAAGGAGGTGCTGCCGCACTACGAGCAGTGGGAGAAGGACGGCATCGTCAGCCGGGACGCCTGGCGTGCCGCAGGCCGGCAGGGCCTGCTGGGCCTGGCCGTCCCCGAGGAGTACGGCGGCGGAGGCAACCCGGACTTCCGCTACGCGGCGGTGCTCGCCGAGGAGTTCACCCGCGCCGGAGCCCCGGGACTCGCGATCGGCCTGCACAACGACATCATCGGCCCCTACCTGACCTCGCTGGGCACCGAGGAGCAGAAGCGCCGCTGGCTGCCCGGCTTCTGCTCCGGCGAGACCATCACCGCGATCGCGATGACCGAGCCCGGCGCCGGCTCCGACCTCCAGGGGATCCGCACCACCGCCGAGGACCGGGGCGACCACTGGCTGCTCAACGGCTCCAAGACCTTCATCTCCAACGGCATCCTCGCCGACCTGGTCATCGTCGTCGCCAAGACCACCCCCGAGGGCGGGGCGCACGGACTGTCCCTGCTGGTCGTCGAGCGCGGCGCCGAGGGATTCGAACGCGGCCGCAACCTCGACAAGATCGGCCAGAAGTCCCAGGACACCGCCGAGCTGTTCTTCAACGACGTACGCGTCCCCAAGGAGAACCTCCTCGGCGAGCTGAACGGGGCCTTCGTCCACCTGATGACCAACCTCGCGCAGGAGCGCATGGGCATCGCGATGGCCGCCATCACCGCCGCCGAACACCTGCTGGAGATCACCACCACGTACGTCAAGGAACGCGAGGCCTTCGGGCGGCCGCTCTCCAAGCTCCAGCACATCCGGTTCGAGATCGCCGAGATGGCCACCGAGTGCGCCGTCACCCGCACCTTCCTGGACCGCTGCATCACCGACCACGCCAACGGGGAACTGGACCACGTCCACGCCTCGATGGCCAAGTGGTGGGCCACCGAACTCCAGAAGCGGGTGGCCGACCGCTGCCTCCAGCTGCACGGCGGCTACGGCTACATGACCGAATACCGGGTGGCGCGCGCCTTCACCGACGGCCGCATCCAGACCATCTACGGCGGCACGACCGAGATCATGAAAGAGATCATCGGCCGCTCCCTCCTCGGCTGA
- a CDS encoding acetyl-CoA C-acetyltransferase, giving the protein MSTEAYVYDAIRTPRGRGKANGALHGTKPIDLVVGLIDALRERNPGLDPAAIDDIVLGVVGPVGDQGSDIARIAAIAAGLPDTVAGVQENRFCASGLEAVNLAAAKIRSGWEDLVLAGGVESMSRVPMASDGGAWFADPMTNWDTGFVPQGIGADLIATIEGFSRRDVDEYAALSQERAATAIKEGRFAKSVVPVTDRNGLVVLDHEEFVRPGTTADTLAKLKPSFADIGDLGGFDAVALQKYHWIEKIDHVHHAGNSSGIVDGASLVAIGTREAGERGGLRPRARIVSAAVSGSEPTIMLTGPAPATRKALAKAGLTIDDIDLIEMNEAFAGVVLRFVKDMGVSLDKVNVNGGAIALGHPLGATGAMLLGTVVDELERQDKRYGLVTLCVGGGMGVATIVERV; this is encoded by the coding sequence GTGAGCACCGAAGCGTACGTGTACGACGCGATCCGCACCCCGCGCGGCCGGGGCAAGGCCAACGGCGCCCTGCACGGCACCAAGCCGATCGACCTGGTCGTCGGCCTCATCGACGCCCTGCGCGAGCGCAACCCCGGCCTGGACCCCGCCGCCATCGACGACATCGTCCTCGGCGTCGTCGGTCCCGTCGGCGACCAGGGCTCCGACATCGCCCGCATCGCCGCCATCGCCGCGGGCCTGCCGGACACCGTCGCCGGCGTACAGGAGAACCGCTTCTGTGCCTCGGGCCTGGAAGCCGTCAACCTGGCCGCCGCCAAGATCCGCTCCGGCTGGGAGGACCTCGTCCTCGCCGGCGGCGTCGAGTCCATGTCCCGCGTCCCCATGGCCTCCGACGGCGGCGCCTGGTTCGCCGACCCCATGACCAACTGGGACACCGGCTTCGTCCCGCAGGGCATCGGCGCCGACCTGATCGCCACCATCGAGGGATTCTCCCGGCGCGACGTGGACGAGTACGCCGCCCTGTCCCAGGAGCGCGCCGCCACGGCCATCAAGGAGGGCCGCTTCGCGAAGTCCGTGGTCCCCGTCACCGACCGCAACGGCCTGGTCGTCCTGGACCACGAGGAGTTCGTCCGCCCCGGCACCACCGCCGACACCCTCGCCAAGCTGAAGCCCTCCTTCGCCGACATCGGCGACCTCGGCGGCTTCGACGCCGTCGCCCTGCAGAAGTACCACTGGATCGAGAAGATCGACCACGTCCACCACGCCGGCAACTCCTCCGGCATCGTCGACGGCGCCTCGCTCGTCGCCATCGGCACCCGCGAGGCCGGCGAGCGGGGCGGCCTGCGCCCGCGCGCCCGGATCGTGTCCGCCGCCGTCTCCGGCTCCGAGCCCACCATCATGCTCACCGGCCCCGCCCCGGCCACCCGCAAGGCCCTCGCCAAGGCCGGACTGACCATCGACGACATCGACCTGATCGAGATGAACGAGGCCTTCGCCGGCGTCGTGCTGCGCTTCGTCAAGGACATGGGCGTCTCCCTGGACAAGGTCAACGTCAACGGCGGCGCCATCGCCCTCGGCCACCCCCTCGGCGCCACCGGAGCCATGCTCCTGGGCACCGTCGTCGACGAACTGGAGCGCCAGGACAAGCGCTACGGCCTCGTCACCCTCTGCGTCGGCGGCGGCATGGGCGTCGCCACCATCGTCGAACGCGTCTGA
- a CDS encoding CaiB/BaiF CoA transferase family protein gives MAVTAGPLAGVRVVELAGIGPGPFAAMVLADLGADVVRVDRPGGGGLAIDPAHDVTNRNKRSVLVDLKSPEGPALVLDLVERADVLIEGFRPGVAERLGVGPDDCLARNPGLVYGRMTGWGQQGPLAHTAGHDIAYIAVTGALGMIGNPGEPPAVPANLVGDYAGGSLYLVIGILAALHHARGPEGAGQVVDAAIVDGTAHLTAMIHGMVAAGGWQDRRGANLLDGGCPFYGTYETSDGQYMAVGALEQQFYDTFTELLGIADRAPARKDLARWGELREAVAARFKSRTRAEWTAVFEGTDACVAPVLSLREAPHHPHLTARGTFTDFGGTLQPAPAPRFSATPTRVASGPALPGADTGSVAADWGVPALLPKEA, from the coding sequence ATGGCAGTGACAGCAGGCCCGCTCGCGGGAGTACGCGTCGTCGAACTGGCGGGCATCGGTCCCGGCCCGTTCGCCGCCATGGTCCTCGCCGACCTCGGCGCGGACGTCGTACGCGTGGACCGGCCGGGCGGCGGAGGGCTCGCGATCGACCCGGCCCACGACGTCACCAACCGCAACAAGCGTTCCGTCCTGGTCGACCTGAAGTCCCCCGAGGGCCCCGCCCTCGTACTGGACCTGGTCGAGCGCGCCGACGTGCTGATCGAGGGCTTCCGCCCCGGGGTCGCCGAGCGGCTCGGCGTCGGCCCGGACGACTGCCTCGCCCGCAACCCCGGGCTGGTCTACGGCCGGATGACCGGCTGGGGCCAGCAGGGCCCGCTCGCCCACACCGCCGGCCACGACATCGCGTACATCGCCGTCACCGGCGCACTCGGCATGATCGGCAACCCCGGCGAGCCCCCGGCGGTCCCCGCCAACCTCGTCGGCGACTACGCGGGCGGCTCGCTCTACCTCGTCATCGGCATCCTCGCCGCCCTCCACCACGCCCGCGGCCCCGAGGGCGCCGGCCAGGTCGTGGACGCCGCGATCGTCGACGGCACCGCCCACCTCACCGCCATGATCCACGGCATGGTCGCGGCCGGCGGCTGGCAGGACCGGCGCGGAGCCAACCTCCTGGACGGCGGCTGCCCCTTCTACGGCACCTACGAGACCTCCGACGGCCAGTACATGGCCGTCGGCGCTCTGGAGCAGCAGTTCTACGACACCTTCACCGAGCTCCTCGGCATCGCCGACCGGGCCCCCGCCCGCAAGGACCTCGCCCGCTGGGGCGAGCTGCGCGAGGCCGTCGCCGCGCGCTTCAAGTCCCGTACGCGCGCGGAGTGGACGGCCGTCTTCGAGGGCACCGACGCCTGCGTGGCACCCGTCCTCTCGCTCCGCGAGGCCCCGCACCACCCCCACCTCACCGCACGCGGCACCTTCACCGACTTCGGCGGCACCCTCCAGCCCGCCCCCGCCCCGCGCTTCTCCGCCACCCCGACCCGCGTCGCCTCCGGCCCTGCCCTGCCCGGCGCGGACACCGGCTCCGTGGCCGCCGACTGGGGCGTACCGGCACTGCTCCCGAAAGAGGCCTGA
- a CDS encoding AMP-dependent synthetase/ligase yields MTTNLRLPGRPEDITLPALLARNAAEHPDLPALSWREADGWKTLNWGQVRHEVAVLAAGYAALGVERGEHVLLMMANRPEHWLSDLALVHLGAVPVTVYGTSAPEQIAHIARHSRARLAVVEGAGERDRWAPLLDDPGTPLERLVIAEAAEAGPHTAYGSVYADGARLHRADGFEKAWRETRPEDPLTVVYTSGTTGDPKGVRLTHRNILLQSVRLDRGVQLPEHAEHVCYLPFAHIAERILGIYLPLLRAAHVRLVADPTAVAAAVRELRPVQFFGVPRVWEKLAAGVRAVLAGLPEEQRRAIDAAGDLARARAAHQERGEDVPAALEAAYAGAKERVLDPLLRLAGLDRLVWTASATAPMPIDVVRFWAGWGITIMDAWGLTETSGVCTLNSNTPDGFRLGSVGRPIEGLELKVAADGEVLTRGATVFGGYLRPDGTVESAADAEGWFPTGDIGRLDEDGFLWLTDRKKELIITSNGKNVSPALVENTVKEHPLIGQALVHGDGRSYLVALLVLDPELAPAWAAARGIETTSLAGLAEHPAVLEETSRAVAAANARLNRTEQIKRYRLLAEEWGPATGELTPSLKLRRRVVREKYGALIEGLYGEG; encoded by the coding sequence ATGACCACGAACCTGCGACTGCCCGGACGACCCGAGGACATCACCCTCCCCGCCCTGCTGGCCCGCAACGCGGCCGAACACCCGGACCTGCCCGCCCTCTCCTGGCGCGAGGCCGACGGCTGGAAGACCCTGAACTGGGGCCAGGTCCGCCACGAGGTCGCCGTCCTCGCCGCCGGCTACGCCGCCCTCGGCGTCGAACGCGGCGAACACGTCCTGCTGATGATGGCCAACCGCCCCGAGCACTGGCTCAGCGACCTCGCCCTCGTCCACCTCGGCGCCGTCCCCGTCACCGTCTACGGGACCTCCGCGCCCGAGCAGATCGCCCACATCGCCCGCCACAGCCGGGCCCGGCTGGCCGTCGTCGAAGGCGCCGGCGAACGCGACCGGTGGGCGCCCCTGCTGGACGACCCCGGGACCCCGCTGGAACGCCTCGTCATAGCGGAGGCCGCCGAAGCCGGCCCGCACACCGCCTACGGCTCCGTCTACGCCGACGGCGCCCGGCTGCACCGCGCCGACGGCTTCGAGAAGGCCTGGCGCGAGACCCGCCCCGAGGACCCCCTCACCGTCGTCTACACCTCCGGCACCACCGGCGACCCCAAGGGCGTCCGGCTGACCCACCGCAACATCCTGCTCCAGTCCGTCCGCCTCGACCGAGGCGTCCAGCTCCCCGAACACGCCGAGCACGTCTGCTACCTGCCGTTCGCGCACATCGCCGAACGGATCCTCGGCATCTACCTGCCCCTGCTGCGCGCCGCCCACGTCCGCCTCGTCGCCGACCCCACCGCGGTGGCCGCCGCCGTCCGCGAGCTGCGCCCCGTGCAGTTCTTCGGGGTGCCCCGGGTCTGGGAGAAGCTCGCCGCGGGCGTACGCGCGGTCCTGGCGGGCCTGCCGGAGGAGCAGCGGCGCGCCATCGACGCCGCCGGGGACCTGGCCCGGGCCCGGGCCGCCCACCAGGAACGCGGCGAAGACGTGCCGGCCGCGCTCGAAGCCGCGTACGCCGGGGCGAAGGAACGGGTCCTGGACCCGCTGCTGCGGCTGGCGGGGCTGGACCGGCTCGTCTGGACGGCCAGCGCCACCGCGCCGATGCCGATCGACGTGGTCCGCTTCTGGGCCGGCTGGGGGATCACCATCATGGACGCCTGGGGGCTGACCGAGACCTCCGGCGTGTGCACCCTCAACAGCAACACCCCCGACGGGTTCCGGCTCGGCTCGGTCGGCCGGCCCATCGAGGGGCTGGAGCTGAAGGTCGCCGCGGACGGGGAGGTCCTCACCCGCGGGGCGACCGTCTTCGGCGGCTACCTGCGGCCCGACGGGACGGTGGAGAGCGCGGCCGACGCCGAGGGCTGGTTCCCGACCGGGGACATCGGACGGCTCGACGAGGACGGCTTCCTGTGGCTGACGGACCGCAAGAAGGAGCTGATCATCACCTCGAACGGGAAGAACGTCTCCCCGGCGCTGGTGGAGAACACCGTCAAGGAACACCCGCTCATCGGCCAGGCCCTGGTCCACGGCGACGGCCGCTCCTACCTCGTCGCCCTGCTCGTCCTGGACCCCGAACTGGCCCCGGCCTGGGCGGCCGCCCGGGGCATCGAGACCACCTCCCTGGCCGGCCTGGCCGAACACCCGGCCGTCCTGGAGGAGACGTCCCGCGCGGTCGCCGCCGCGAACGCCCGCCTCAACCGCACGGAGCAGATCAAGCGCTACCGGCTGCTCGCGGAGGAATGGGGCCCGGCCACGGGAGAACTCACCCCGTCCCTGAAACTCCGCCGCAGGGTGGTCAGGGAGAAGTACGGGGCACTGATCGAGGGGCTGTACGGGGAGGGGTGA
- a CDS encoding MerR family transcriptional regulator: MADQATEPMLTVDELASKAGVTVRTVRFYSTRGLLPPPVIGPRRVGHYGPEHLSRLALIEELQHQGMTLSAIQRYLDALPDDLSAHDLAIHRALVATWAPDAAQEVSRAELERRAGRILSDGDLRRLAAMNVVAGSGEGFRVDVGLLRLGVALLDVPIAHETLLVARGILLEHARTAAHQLTALFRDEVWGPFTEDEDDPERVESMKALSAHMQPMVVQALVTAFQRSLKEELRAAFASE; the protein is encoded by the coding sequence ATGGCCGACCAGGCGACCGAGCCGATGCTCACCGTGGACGAACTGGCGTCCAAGGCCGGTGTCACCGTCCGCACCGTACGGTTCTACAGCACGCGCGGGCTTTTGCCCCCTCCCGTGATCGGACCTCGTCGCGTGGGGCACTACGGGCCCGAGCACCTGTCGCGGCTGGCGCTGATCGAGGAGCTCCAGCACCAGGGCATGACCCTGTCGGCGATCCAGCGCTATCTGGACGCCCTGCCGGACGACCTGAGCGCGCACGACCTGGCGATCCACCGGGCGCTGGTGGCGACGTGGGCTCCGGACGCGGCGCAGGAGGTGTCGCGGGCGGAGTTGGAGAGGCGGGCGGGGCGGATCCTGTCGGACGGGGACCTGCGCCGGCTGGCGGCGATGAACGTGGTGGCGGGGTCCGGGGAGGGCTTCCGGGTGGACGTGGGCCTGCTGCGGCTGGGGGTGGCGCTGCTGGACGTACCGATCGCCCACGAGACGCTGCTGGTGGCGCGGGGGATCCTGCTGGAGCACGCGCGGACGGCGGCGCACCAGTTGACGGCGCTGTTCCGGGACGAGGTGTGGGGGCCGTTCACCGAGGACGAGGACGACCCGGAGCGGGTGGAGTCGATGAAGGCTCTGTCGGCGCACATGCAGCCGATGGTGGTGCAGGCACTGGTGACGGCCTTCCAGCGGTCCCTGAAGGAGGAGTTGCGGGCGGCGTTCGCCTCGGAGTGA
- a CDS encoding maltokinase N-terminal cap-like domain-containing protein: protein MAIIHHTTLSPTKLELLAEWLPLRPWYQGVGTSARLAKAGGFRLDDPEGEVGVEFMVVTDGSGPEPVSYLAPLTYRGAPLEGAEAGLVGTLEHGVLGKRWVYDGAHDPVLVEQLLALLAGGAVAQAQGETATPDPTVEVRSEGRGVPAGLTGPGRVSDTAAGTEVTAGPVGQDAPVLTLTLSRVLRPGPASGEGLLGQVLAGWSAPDGAAHRGAFAHLRA from the coding sequence ATGGCGATCATCCATCACACCACGCTGTCCCCGACCAAACTCGAACTCCTCGCGGAGTGGCTGCCCTTGAGGCCCTGGTACCAGGGCGTGGGGACGTCCGCGCGGCTCGCGAAGGCGGGGGGTTTCCGGCTCGACGACCCCGAGGGCGAGGTGGGGGTCGAGTTCATGGTGGTCACCGACGGGTCCGGGCCGGAGCCGGTCTCCTACCTGGCGCCGCTGACCTACCGGGGCGCGCCGCTGGAGGGCGCGGAGGCGGGCCTGGTCGGGACGCTGGAGCACGGGGTGCTGGGGAAGCGCTGGGTCTACGACGGCGCCCACGACCCCGTCCTGGTGGAGCAGTTGCTGGCGCTGCTGGCGGGCGGGGCGGTGGCCCAGGCCCAGGGCGAGACCGCCACCCCCGATCCGACGGTCGAGGTCCGCTCCGAGGGGCGCGGCGTGCCGGCGGGCCTGACCGGCCCGGGGAGGGTGTCGGACACCGCCGCCGGTACGGAGGTCACGGCGGGGCCGGTGGGTCAGGACGCCCCGGTGCTGACGCTGACCCTGAGCCGGGTGCTGCGTCCCGGGCCCGCCTCCGGGGAGGGGCTGCTCGGGCAGGTGCTGGCCGGCTGGTCCGCCCCGGACGGCGCCGCGCACCGCGGGGCGTTCGCGCACCTGCGGGCCTGA